ACGCTTAAAGGGTTGGCTAACATCTCCTTCAGCCCCCAGGTCACTGAACCAATGTTATCATAAACAAGTAGTCCGTTTATTCCATGTCGAACGATTTGGAGTCCTGCTTGATGGGTAGTTATAACGGGTTTACCTAGTTTTAGCCCAAGCTCAGCAAGCGCGGTGTTTTGTGGGGTTCTTGCAGGAATTATCAAAATATCACAGGCACTTAAAAGTTGAGGGAAAATATCAGATGGAACGTCACCCAGAAATCTGCACCTGTCACTTACTCCCGTTTGCCAGGCTCTATGCTCAAGATCTGATTTCATTGAGCCTTCCCCGGCAAAAACATATTGGCCCTGTGAAAATTCATTACACACACTGGGTATAGAATCCATAAGGAGGTCTGCACCGTTATGAAATGCAATTTCTCCGGAAAAAAGTATCACCGGTTTTTGATCAGACAAGCCGTATCTACAACGGATATAATCCGCATTTCGTCCTCTATCGGGCGATGCATTGAGAGTATCAGGCACAATTGAGAGCCCGTCGGGGGTTTTCCCATAATCACGCACTATAATCTCACGAGTTGATTCATTTGGTGCAAGAACACTTTGAGCTGAATCGACAATTTTCTTTTCCCAGCCTTTAATGCACTCTGAAAGCTCATTTTCCATATCTGCTGAGCGCTGAGACTCTGTTGAATGCATCACTGAAACCAGGGGTAAAAATTCTGTAGCCAATGTATTTATTGCTGCGGGAGCACTATACCAATCATGACACTGAATGCAGTCAAAGGGAGTTTTTTTGTGAGCGGCTTTGAATCTGGATACCATACCTGAAGAGCTATGCTTCACTCTTTGTATAAGGGGCAGGTGAACAGATTTTGATATTTCCTGCTTCGTGGGGGCAAAAAGTTGAGGATACACTCCCATTGATTTACATTTCTGTAATACGTTTTCCAGAAAGTGGGTTATTGGGCGTTCCTTCTGTGCCCCGGTGATAGCCTGTTCATTAAGAAAAACAGCTATTGAAAGAGGTGTGTCGCCTATTTTACCAAGTAGTTGGCTCATTCTGTCAAAAACTGAAGCACATGCTACATTTTCTACCGTAAACATGCGGGTAAAAGCTTGATTTACATAAAGCCCGGATGTTTTCAGGCAGGAAGATCGACGTGGACGATCAAAGTACATAGTGTTTGATCTTTTACATGCTATAAAGCTTAAGTCTTCAAAAAGGAAGCCTATTTCTACCATAAGATTGCATTCAAAATTATTGACATTTAAATAGTAAGATCCCGTAAGGGAATGTATATCTATATC
The Chitinispirillales bacterium ANBcel5 genome window above contains:
- a CDS encoding DUF4912 domain-containing protein, giving the protein MTLSSLKCSSTIHEFINGVTEPPYPTPKLVDDAQVFSAQSLRDLSWEVGVRFPDAFREERVSLLAIYPHLGFIHWHINENTIERLKNQFSAQFKQTAKLIIRVYDITNINFNGFNANRQFDIDIHSLTGSYYLNVNNFECNLMVEIGFLFEDLSFIACKRSNTMYFDRPRRSSCLKTSGLYVNQAFTRMFTVENVACASVFDRMSQLLGKIGDTPLSIAVFLNEQAITGAQKERPITHFLENVLQKCKSMGVYPQLFAPTKQEISKSVHLPLIQRVKHSSSGMVSRFKAAHKKTPFDCIQCHDWYSAPAAINTLATEFLPLVSVMHSTESQRSADMENELSECIKGWEKKIVDSAQSVLAPNESTREIIVRDYGKTPDGLSIVPDTLNASPDRGRNADYIRCRYGLSDQKPVILFSGEIAFHNGADLLMDSIPSVCNEFSQGQYVFAGEGSMKSDLEHRAWQTGVSDRCRFLGDVPSDIFPQLLSACDILIIPARTPQNTALAELGLKLGKPVITTHQAGLQIVRHGINGLLVYDNIGSVTWGLKEMLANPLSVLRSSVMDDSTLLRTTECIAAMYITQWALAALYQKGKYNE